One window of Sardina pilchardus chromosome 2, fSarPil1.1, whole genome shotgun sequence genomic DNA carries:
- the yju2 gene encoding splicing factor YJU2, with protein MSERKVLNKYYPPDFDPSKIPKLKLPKDRQYVVRLMAPFNMRCKTCGEYIYKGKKFNARKETVQNEHYMGLPIFRFYIKCTRCLAEITFKTDPENTDYAMEHGATRNFQAEKLIEEEEKKIQRDREEEELNNPMKVLENRTRDSKMEMEVLENLQELKELNQRQAQVDFEGMLGQYRDLEQQQRQREVDEDERETKEMLDRALVKRLRDSDSDSDQDEKEKAGVKKHAAERPTDILTTAKSTDIQVSTGPVKRVQPESWERSVGGLGAKAVLGSLVVRKKPTASASKSSSSSTPSGPSTQQTERKTATPSSSNTQPAAKQNSSPATQSAVPQNGSSLSLLGAYSDSDDSD; from the exons ATGTCCGAACGAAAAGTTTTGAAC AAATACTATCCCCCAGATTTCGACCCCTCGAAAATCCCCAAGCTCAAGCTACCTAAAGACCGTCAGTATGTTGTTCGATTGATGGCCCCATTCAACATGAG GTGCAAGACCTGCGGGGAGTATATATACAAGGGGAAAAAGTTCAACGCTCGGAAGGAAACAGTACAAAATGAGCACTACATGGGACTGCCCATTTTCCGATTTTACATCAAATGCACAAGATGCCTGGCTGAGATCACTTTCAAG ACAGACCCAGAGAACACAGACTATGCAATGGAGCATGGTGCCACACGAAATTTTCAAGCAGAAAAGctgattgaggaggaggagaagaagatccAGAGGGatcgagaggaggaggagctgaacaATCCCATGAAG GTCCTGGAGAACCGGACACGTGACTCAaaaatggagatggaggtcCTGGAGAACCTGCAGGAACTGAAGGAGCTGAACCAGCGGCAGGCGCAGGTGGACTTTGAGGGAATGCTGGGTCAGTACCGGGacctggagcagcagcagcggcagagaGAGGTGGACGAGGACGAGCGTGAGACCAA GGAGATGCTGGACAGAGCCCTGGTGAAGAGACTGAGGGACTCCGACTCTGACTCTGACCAGGACGAGAAAGAGAAGGCAGgagtgaagaagcacgcagcAGAGCGGCCCACTGACATCCTCACAACTGCAAAGAGCACAGACATCCAG GTGAGCACGGGGCCGGTGAAGCGGGTGCAGCCAGAGAGCTGGGAGCGAAGTGTTGGAGGTTTGGGGGCCAAAGCTGTGCTGGGCTCCCTGGTGGTCAGGAAGAAGCCCACTGCCTCTGCCTCAAAGTCCAGTAGCAGCAGCACACCGTCTGGGCCCAGCACTCAGCAGACAG AAAGGAAGACTGCAACCCCTTCCAGCAGCAACACACAACCAGCAGCCAAGCAGAACAGCTCCCCAGCGACCCAGTCAGCGGTTCCTCAGAACGGTTCCTCTCTCAGCCTGCTGGGGGCGTACTCAGACAGTGATGACAGTGATTGA
- the LOC134059412 gene encoding zinc finger protein 316-like, whose amino-acid sequence MTNANCGSIQTQLGAIMEVLAKAAIADIIKLFDDSYAVLRLEISRHQHENEDLKRKLQETKEELRTVQIRIETDDIVQHDWSSPLRSGRLESRSDSPEQPLSIEDKCSSSQGQDSTLLQIKEERLEDDLWSQELEPMKYEVNIADDSRFNQRLYAESSSSQHIRESNPGQNHPSYTFTQDPPTHLSFIPNANPHLTLNSSSNAPLTYTQRSNTYPSDSATDFTGMHEPRLDLKHAQTTSRGLTHAQDCDIPETVEFGDLRLKAEHQEEKQAAILGHQDIRGHAATGLEKQTEGQAVDQDDTDLWGPLTEEDEDEEEDSDTNHSFDDLLYGVEQYSHPHGDSPGDVLHVDTSQTPPSMEGTSMEGFAVAPGTDMAGTQSQLLSPQRTAHPGHAQVRRPVPPGGPQLYPRLPLPLPPPELPLHVCSICKKGFSSLSYLRKHLRSHSGERPFTCSICFKHFLCSSHLTIHLRTHTGERPYACGTCGKRFTQQSSLKTHQSVHSGLRPYHCPHCGKSYTLMHHLKRHMGTHEKC is encoded by the exons ATGACTAACGCTAACTGTGGGTCTATACAGACACAGTTGGGTGCAATAATGGAAGTCTTGGCAAAGGCAGCTATTGCAGACATAATCAAACTTTTTGACGACAGTTATGCAGTGTTGCGCCTTGAGATATCCCGACATCAACACGAAAATGAggacttgaaaaggaaattACAGGAGACGAAAGAAGAGTTAAGGACTGTACAAATACGAATCGAAACAG ATGATATAGTACAGCACGACTGGAGCAGCCCATTGAGAAGTGGGAGACTGGAGAGCAGGAGCGACAGCCCTGAACAGCCTCTGAGCATTGAGGACAAG TGTTCAAGCAGCCAAGGACAGGATTCAACCCTGCTGCAGATCAAAGAGGAGAGACTGGAGGATGACTTATGGAGCCAGGAATTAG AGCCCATGAAATACGAGGTCAACATTGCTGATGACTCCCGTTTCAACCAGCGGCTCTACGCAGAAAGCTCAAGTTCTCAACATATCCGAGAATCAAACCCAGGACAAAACCATCCATCCTACACTTTCACTCAGGATCCCCCCACACATTTGTCATTCATACCAAATGCAAACCCCCATCTCACACTTAACAGCAGCTCAAACGCACCCCTGACATATACACAGCGCTCAAATACATATCCCTCGGACTCTGCCACAGACTTTACAGGCATGCATGAGCCACGGCTCGACCTCAAACATGCACAGACTACCAGCCGAGGCCTGACACATGCACAGGACTGTGATATTCCAGAGACGGTGGAGTTTGGCGATCTGAGGCTGAAGGCTGAGCATCAGGAGGAGAAGCAGGCGGCCATCTTGGGTCACCAGGACATCAGAGGTCACGCTGCGACTGGACTAGAGAAACAGACCGAGGGCCAGGCAGTGGACCAGGACGACACTGACCTGTGGGGTCCCCTCACggaagaggatgaggacgaggaagaggacagCGATACGAACCACAGTTTTGACGACCTGCTCTACGGGGTGGAACAGTACTCCCATCCCCACGGCGACAGCCCAGGAGACGTGCTGCATGTAGACACCTCGCAGACGCCTCCTTCCATGGAGGGAACCAGCATGGAGGGGTTTGCCGTTGCTCCTGGGACCGATATGGCCGGGACGCAGTCTCAGCTACTGTCGCCACAGAGGACCGCTCATCCGGGACACGCGCAGGTTAGACGGCCAGTGCCCCCTGGTGGTCCACAGTTATACCCGCGCCTGCCGCTTCCCCTGCCCCCTCCTGAGCTGCCCCTCCATGTGTGCAGCATCTGCAAGAAGGGCTTCTCCAGCTTGTCTTACCTGCGAAAGCACCTGCGTAGCCACTCCGGCGAGAGGCCCTTCACCTGCTCCATCTGCTTCAAGCACTTCCTGTGCTCGTCGCACTTGACCAtccacctgcgcacacacacgggcgaGCGACCGTACGCCTGCGGCACCTGCGGCAAGCGCTTCACGCAACAGAGCAGCCTGAAGACGCACCAGAGCGTCCACAGCGGCCTGCGGCCCTACCACTGTCCCCACTGCGGCAAGAGCTACACCCTCATGCACCACCTCAAGAGACACATGGGCACGCATGAGAAATGCTGA
- the LOC134100067 gene encoding zinc finger protein 211-like — protein MSHGRYCSVPGCTGNAITFHALPKEPNTQRAWLMFINDKIPLSSFDTKISICSNHFTPDSFDNLGQFQAGFATRLYLKRGAVPTILPSLPQTVQGHSSRTRNVDCQCDIKQRSVGTQLSKGTLLSVRSKVTQTPAVTHVSLGDDMDFLLHPPQNFTLKESGDPKRSSSYMLGMQQYTMPRLPTVRNCLMADVIVSVASLLQLFQKCLKCCSNACSVTTETKGFLFHVVQQCWSCGNNRNWASHPPDQPADQPPPDHTPPHQQLPDQPSPGQQLPDPDTLEMTEPVGRAFKDICTEEEITGEEMVQGEEEDEEEEKQKTSMWKRRDSDEECTPNLREVLEVSDEEPGDVDEEEGHGLQIVWCCDCGEEAGARCFKQKHLQLYCCIKCGYRDGDQELVCTDVQQTQHTISPESPTAAEKEGSCDVSQAAELAGSPEANNNNEQTASSDRLEDSNRINCEGVISSASQHATISCIQKSTSNGVNELSSSCSIREQGCMGSSDQRTRNESPEDTSSRDQDSASQVESSNSCHQETSAANEEIRNPLKYAVYFNDPYSLQIHVEQFHGELCPDCGKFLIRRDSRTKHICDHKVKPFSCLVCGKRSINEVGLVHTEDRGLSCQNCYKKFRFQEDKQEREETLKGESLKYRCSECPKRFADRFSRSAHRKTHWKHGRFFCKVCNKGFPEAYSLKRHKVVHTGLKAYRCEVCDLSFNQSAHLKSHMRLHTGERPFKCQDCGQCFTHNVSLKNHIQRHHGPGTEGGREKIGDDGARGTGSVDQKENLP, from the exons ATGAGCCACGGTCGTTACTGCAGTGTTCCAGGATGTACAGGGAATGCTATCACTTTTCATGCTCTTCCCAAGGAACCAAACACTCAACGGGCATGGTTGATGTTTATAAACGACAAGATCCCTCTGAGCAGTTTCGACACGAAAATATCCATTTGCTCGAATCATTTCACCCCAGACAGCTTCGATAACCTTGGACAATTTCAAGCAGGCTTTGCTACACGGCTATATTTGAAAAGAGGGGCTGTTCCGACCATCTTGCCATCACTGCCGCAAACT GTGCAGGGGCATTCATCACGGACTCGGAACGTGGACTGCCAGTGTGATATTAAACAGAGATCAGTTGGAACTCAGTTGTCCAAAGGCACTCTTCTCTCTGTACGCAGCAAAG tcacTCAGACTCCTGCAGTGACACACGTCTCCCTTGGCGACGATATGGACTTCCTGTTGCACCCTCCACAAAATTTCACTTTGAAAGAATCGGGAG aTCCAAAAAGAAGCTCTTCTTACATGCTAGGAATGCAACAGTACACTATGCCCAGATTGCCCACGGTTCG GAATTGCCTGATGGCGGATGTCATTGTGAGCGTTGCTAGCCTGCTACAGCTGTTCCAGAAGTGCCTCAAATGCTGCAGTAATGCCTGCAGCGTCACTACGGAAACCAAGGGATTCCTTTTCCACGTGGTGCAGCAGTGCTGGAGCTGTGGGAACAACAGGAACTGGGCAAGCCATCCTCCAGACCAGCCAGCTGACCAGCCACCCCCAGACCACACCCCCCCTCACCAGCAGCTCCCAGACCAACCATCCCCTGGCCAGCAGCTCCCAGACCCAGACACTTTAGAG ATGACAGAGCCAGTGGGAAGGGCATTCAAAGACATATGCACGGAGGAGGAGATTACCGGGGAGGAGATGGtgcagggagaagaggaggatgaagaggaggaaaaacaaaaaacaagtaTGTGGAAAAGAAGGGACAGTGATGAAGAGTGTACACCGAATCTGAGAGAGGTCTTAGAGGTGTCAGATGAGGAGCCTGGAGATGTTGATGAAGAAGAGGGGCATGGTCTTCAGATTGTGTGGTGCTGTGACTGTGGGGAAGAGGCCGGTGCCCGCTGCTTCAAGCAGAAACACCTGCAGCTCTACTGCTGCATTAAGTGCGGCTACAGGGACGGTGACCAGGAGCTGGTCTGCACAGACGTCCAGCAAACCCAACACACCATCAGTCCAGAGTCCCCTACTGCTGCAGAAAAAGAGGGCTCTTGTGATGTTAGCCAAGCAGCTGAACTCGCAGGCAGCCCAGAAGCCAACAACAATAACGAACAAACTGCTTCCAGTGATCGTCTTGAAGATTCAAACAGAATTAATTGTGAAGGGGTCATCTCTTCTGCCAGCCAGCATGCCACCATCAGTTGCATCCAGAAGTCAACCAGCAATGGGGTTAATGAGTTAAGCAGCAGCTGTAGCATTAGAGAACAGGGCTGCATGGGCAGCAGTGACCAGAGAACTAGAAATGAAAGTCCAGAAGACACCAGCAGTAGAGATCAGGACTCTGCGTCTCAAGTCGAGTCTTCCAACAGCTGCCACCAAGAAACTAGTGCAGCAAATGAGGAGATACGGAACCCTCTAAAATATGCCGTCTACTTCAACGATCCGTACAGCTTGCAAATCCATGTGGAACAGTTCCATGGTGAGCTTTGTCCAGACTGTGGCAAATTCCTCATCAGGCGCGACAGCCGGACTAAGCACATCTGTGATCACAAAGTCAAGCCGTTCTCATGTCTGGTTTGTGGGAAGCGCTCCATCAATGAAGTAGGTCTGGTGCACACTGAGGACCGTGGACTTTCCTGCCAAAACTGTTACAAGAAGTTCAGGTTCCAGGAAGACAAGCAGGAGCGCGAGGAGACCCTCAAGGGGGAGAGCCTGAAGTACCGCTGCTCTGAGTGCCCAAAACGGTTTGCAGATCGCTTCAGCCGTAGTGCTCACAGGAAGACCCACTGGAAACATGGCAGGTTCTTCTGCAAAGTCTGTAACAAAGGCTTCCCTGAGGCCTATAGCCTCAAGAGACACAAGGTGGTGCACACAGGACTGAAGGCCTACAGGTGTGAGGTCTGTGACTTGTCCTTCAATCAGTCAGCACATCTCAAGTCCCACATGCGCCTCCACACAGGGGAGAGACCCTTCAAGTGTCAGGACTGTGGGCAGTGCTTCACCCACAATGTCAGCCTCAAGAACCACATC